The DNA window GAGCGTACGATCCGACCATGATGTGGATGTGGCCGAATGCGCGTATTTCCGTGATGGGCGGCGAACAGGCGGCGGGGGTACTGACCCAGGTGCGGCGCGAAGTCAAAGCACGTCAGCAGGAAACTTGGCCCGATGAGGAAGCCAAAGCGTTTCGCGATTCGATTGTCGAGCTGTACGACACCCAAGGCAGCCCCTACTACGCCAGCGCAAGATTATGGGACGACGGCATTTTGGATCCGGTCGAAACCCGCGATGTACTGGGCCATGCGCTGAGCGTTGCACTGCGCGCGCCCATCCCTGAAAGTGAGTTTGGTATCTTTCGCATGTAAGCGAGCCATGGAGCTCGACCAAGGAGGCAAAGATGAACGAGCGCCAACACGATGTGCTGTGTAAGGTATCCGCTCAGGGCGTGGCAACCCTCACGCTCAACCGAGTCGAGAAACACAACGCTTTCGATGGGGTGATGATCGCCCATTTGCTTGTCGAGCTTGAACGCTTAAGCGCTGATCCGTCGGTGCGAGTATTAGTTTCTGCAAGCCAACGGTCAGCATTTTTCCGCAGGTGCCGATCTGTTGTGGATGCGTTCAATGGCTGGGCAGTCGAAAGAGCACAACTATCAAGACGCGTCCGAGCTCGCGCGACTGATGCAAACGCTCGATAGCTTCCCCCATCCCACCATTGCGCTGGTGCATGGCAGCGCTTTTGGCGGCGCACTCGGGCTCATTTGCTGCTGCGATATCGCCATCGCCACCCAAGATACACGCTTTTGCCTCAGCGAAGTCAAGCTTGGCCTGATCCCTGCCACCATTGGACCTTATGTATGCCGTGCCATCGGCCAGCGTCAAGCAAGACGCTATATGCTGAGTGCGGAAACCCTTGACGCGGCCAATGCGCTGCGTTTGGGGCTGCTGCATCAGGTCGTGGGTTCGCAGCCACATGCGCTGCACGAGGTACTGGATGAGCTGTTGCATCGCTTGCTGCACAATGGACCAAACGCGTTGACTCAGGCCAAACGCTTGTGTCAGCAGTGCGATAACCAGCCCATCACTCCTGAACTGATTGAACACACCATCGCCTTGATAGCGCAGATCCGCGTATCGCCAGAAGGCCAAGAAGGACTTAACGCCTTTTTCAGCAAGCGCGCGCCTGCTTGGGTGCCGAAAGATTGGTCAGCGAAAGACACCCCGTGAGGTAGCCTATGAACAGTTTGTTAGCAAAATCGGTCAAGATTGTCGAAGTTGGCGCACGCGATGGCTTGCAAAATGAAGCTCGCATCAGTACTGAGAGTAAGATTGCGTTGATAGATCAACTGTCTCGTACCGGTCTCAAGCAGATCGAGGCGGGCGCGTTTGTCTCGGCCAAATGGGTACCGCAAATGGCCGACTCGGCACAAGTATTGGCCAAAATTGAACGCCGCGCAGGAGTGGTTTATTCGGCGCTGACCCCCAACCTGCAAGGTTTTGAGCAGGCAATCGCCAGCGGCGCTGATCAAGTGGCGATTTTCACTTCCGCATCACAAGGTTTTTGCCAGCGCAACATCAACTGTTCCATTGCTGAAAGCCTCAAACGCTTCGAGCCTTTGATGCAGGCAGCAAAAGCGCATCATATACCGGTGCGAGGCTATCTCTCTTGCGTCGCTGACTGCCCTTATGACGGCGCGACGAAACCCGAGCAAGTTGCCAGTGTGGCCAGCGATCTGCTGGCGCTGGGCTGTTATGAGATTTCCCTTGGCGATACGATTGGCACTGGCACGCCGCTGCGCATTGCGCGCATGTTAGACGCGGTAAAAAAAGAAGTCTCTGTGGCACAACTAGCGGTGCATTTTCACGATACGTGGGGACAGGCACTGGCTAACCTGTATCAGGCACTCACCATGGGCGTTGCCACCATCGACAGCAGTGTGGCAGGCCTTGGCGGCTGTCCGTATGCCAAAGGGGCAGCAGGCAACGTGGCGACCGAAGATGTGCTTTACCTCTGTCAAGGGCTCGGCATCGAGACTGGCGTCGATTTACCCGCGGTTGCCGAAGCAGGTTGGCAAATCTGTCAAGCACTTGGACGCCTTCCGACCTCTAAAGTCGCACTAGCGTTGGCCAGTCAACGCATAACCCTCACAGCCAAGCCTCAGCAATAAGTGACGCCTATCAAACCATCTTCGGCAACTTAAGATAGGCCAGCACGGCTTGGTCTCGAAACAGCAAGTCTTGAGAACGATCTTGATACTCGATGCACATTTGTTCGCTATCTCCCGCGTCCGTAAGCAAAGGGTCAAGCTCGGCATTGGCGTGGCTCAACCATTTTTGCGCAATCGACTGAGGCAGCGTCGGCAGCTGTTGCAGTATCTGTTTGGAAGCAGAAAACTGGCTGTTCATCGCCACGGCAATCATGTCGTCGTTAGCGGCAGCGAGCCAACTGGCACCACTCTCTTTACTGACACACACTAAAGGAAAGAAGGGAGCCAACGCAGGAAAGAGAGTGTTCTTATACACATCAACCTGCCAGTATTTCTCTGCTACTTCGATAAATTTCTCAAACGAGCGGATGGGATGAAAATCGGCCTCACTGAGGCGCACAATCTCGACGCGAGGCTTGTTAGGGTTGACGGTATCGTTGGAAACATCAATGTACCACTCCCCGAGCACCATCGCATTTTGAAAGTACTCATCCCGCAGAGAGCCCCACACAGGCACTAACTTCTCGCCATTGTTCAACGCCTCACGCAGTGGCTGCAATACCTCATCGTGCTTGGTCTGCAAGTGCACTAAAAGCATCTGATAGACCAGATCGCGGATCTCTTTGCAACGCCCAAGCGGATAGGGTTTGCCCGCAAAGTGGGTATATTTCGGCAAAAGGGTTAAATCGGCTTCAATTCTGATCTTGGCTAAGGCACTGCAAATTAGGGGAATCTGTTCGGCTTGCAACTGCATATTGATTTCCTTATCTCTCAAAAGCATATCGTTAGGCTTTATCCTAAAACATCCGGGCCTATAAAGGTCATATTGATGCCCTTTGCCTATCAAACTGTGACAGCCATTGGCTTTTTCCTATAGAAAGAGCCTATCAATAGAATAGCCACAAGCGATTTTCCAAAACAGCGTGCGGATGGGAATATACCTCCCGAAGACAAAACATTCCAAACCAATAACTTAAAGGAAACTCGGACTATGATTAATACTAAAATCAAACCATTTAGCGCAACAGCATTCAAACAAGGTGAGTTCGTTGAGATCACTGAACAAGACGTTCTGGGCAAATGGGCAGTATTTTTCTTCTATCCAGCGGACTTCACTTTCGTCTGTCCAACGGAAACTTGGCGACCTAGCGGATCACTACGCAGAGCTTCAATCTCGTGGCGTTGAAGTGTACTCAGTATCGACTGACACGCACTTCACTCACAAAGCATGGCACGACAGCTCTGACACCATCGGCAAAATCAACTACTACATGGTAGGCGACCAAACTGGCAACATCACCAACAACTTCGGTGTGATGCGTGAAGGCCAAGGTCTGGCAGACCGAGCAACCTTCCTGATTGACCCACAAGGCGTGATTCAGGCAATGGAAATCACCGCAGAAGGCATCGGCCGTGATGCAGAAGACCTGATGCGTAAAGTGAAAGCCGCACAGTATGTTGCTTCTCACCCGGGCGAAGTATGTCCAGCGAAATGGAAAGAAGGCGAGCAGACTCTGGCTCCTTCACTAGACCTAGTTGGCAAAATCTAACTAAGCCTGACCAGTAATCTTTTGATTAAGACAATCTTTTGATTACTAATGAGTTCGAGAGCGAGCTGGGTATTTGACCTGACGACCTAAATGTCCGGTTCGCTCTCCCCCTTTTATCCAGAGTGACCACTCTCATAATTAATAAAAAAGGTATTTCGTATGCTAGACCAAGCGATCAAGCAACAACTCTCACAGTATCTAACCAACTTAAAAGAACAAGTCCGTTTAGTGGTCAGCCTAGATGAAAGCAAAGGCTCACAAGACATTTTGGCACTGGCCAATGAAATTGCGGAACTTAGCCCACTGATCAGCGTAGAGCGTGACGATGCCGCAAGCGATCGCAAACCAGTCATGACAGTGACTAATCCAACCAAAGGCACACAACTGCGTTTTGCTGGTGTACCGATGGGCCATGAATTTACTTCTCTGGTTCTGGCGCTGCTGCACTCTGGCGGTCACCCAATCAAACTGGAGCAAGAAACGATTGAGCAAATCGCCAAACTCGGCAAAAAGCTCGATGTCGAAGTGTTCATTTCTCTCTCTTGCCAAAACTGTCCTGACGTGGTGCAAGCGTTCAACATGATGGCGGCGATCAACCCGGACATTCGCGCAACCATGATTGACGGCGCGCTGTTCCAGGACGAAGTGAAAAATCGCGACATCATGGCTGTGCCAAGTGTGTTCATTAACGGTGAACTATTTGGCCAAGGCCGTATGACTCTGGCTGAAATCCTGAACAAACTGGATGACGGCGCAGCAGAAAAAGCAGCCGCGAGCCTCAACGAAAAAGACCCATACGATGTACTCGTGGTTGGTGGTGGCCCTGCAGGTGCAGCGGCAGCGATTTACGCAGCACGTAAAGGCATTCGCACGGGTATCGTGGCGCAGCGTTTGGGTGGTCAGGTGATGGACACCATGGCGATCGAAAACTTCATCTCTGTGAAACACACAGAAGGTCCAAAGCTGGCGGCGAATTTGGGTGAACACCTGAAAGAGTACGGCGTGGACATCATCACTGAGCAGCAAGCTGAGAAGCTGATGGGCGCTGAGTTCACAACAGATGGCAAAATCCATGTGAACCTGCAAAGCGGCGCGACACTGAAAAGTAACAGTGTCATCTTAAGCCCCGGTGCTCGTTGGCGTGAAATGAACGTTCCTGGCGAACAAGAATACCGCAACAAAGGTGTGGCGTACTGCCCACACTGTGACGGCCCGCTGTTCAAAGGCAAGAAAACCGCGGTTATCGGTGGTGGTAATTCAGGTATTGAAGCGGCTATCGACCTGGCGGGTATCGTCGAAACACGTGACCGTACTGGAATTTGCTGACGTACTGCGTGCAGACCAAGTACTGATTAACAAAGCGAATTCAATGCCAAACATCGACATCATCACCATGGCTCAAACCACCGAAGTGGTGGGTGATGGTACTCGTGTAACGGGCTTGAAATACAAAGACCGCCACACGGATGAGATTAAGCAGCTTGAACTGTCTGGTATCTTCGTCCAAATCGGTCTGGTCCCTAACACCGAATGGCTGAAAGATTCAGCGGTTGAACTTTCTGCCCGTGGCGAGATTGAAATCGGCAGCCGCGGTGAAACGAGCATGGATGGTGTGTTTGCTGCGGGGGATGCAACCACAGTCCCTTACAAACAGATCATCATTGCGATGGGTGAAGGTGCGAAAGCAAGCTTAGGCGCGTTTGACTACCTCATTCGTAAACAAAGCTAAATCGTTCTTTATTGAACACAGTCCTTTATGACCAAAAGGTGTCGAACGCTCGACACCTTTTTTATTTATTTCAATAATTTGCCTTTTGAGGCCTATTGCGTCACAGCGCGCTGGTGAGATTTCGGCAAGCCAAACGAAATCACCGTGGTAAGCACTAAAAACGCCAGTGAAACCCATAAGCACGCCGCCATACCCCAGCTTTGAAACACCCAGCCAGAGAGTATCGTACCAATCAAACGCCCCATTGCGTTGGCCATGTAGTAAAAGCCCACATCCAGCGACACACCGTCATCTTTGGCGTAGCTGACAATCAAGTAAGAGTGCAGCGCCGAGTTAATCGCAAATACCGCGCCAAACACCATCAAGCCGACGACAATCACCAATTGCGGATGCCAGCTGCTCTGCACACCCAAAGCCACGGCGAAGGTGACCAGTGATAGCAGCGCCGCCCAGCCAATGGCAGAGTGTCCATCGGGCGCTTTGCCCGCCCCTTTTACTCCGGTAATGCGCGGCGCGATGCCTTGAATGACGCCATAGCCGATCACCCATAACGCAAGAAAGCCACCGACTGCGCTGTGATCCCAACCAAACACACTGCCAAGATAAATCGGCAAAGCAATCACAAACCACACATCACGTGCGCCAAACAGAAAGAGCCTTGCCGCAGAGAGAATGTTGACGCTAGAGGATTTGGAGAAAATCTCGGAAAATTTCGGCTTATTTTTCGCTTTCCCCATCTCCGCTTTGAGGCTCAGCACGCTGCCGATAAACACCAGCGTCAATACGCTTGCCATCGCTAGCACTGCGTATTGAAAGCCAATCAGCGAGAGCAAAGCGCCGCCCAAGAAAAAGCCGCCGCCCTTGAGCGCATTTTTCGAGCCTGTCAGGATCGCAATCCACTTATACAAAGCCCCTTGGGCATTCTCTGGCACAAAAGTCTTAATTGCACTTTTGGCGCTCATTTTGTTGAGATCTTTGGCGATCCCAGACAGCGCCTGCGCCGCCATAACCCAAGGAATGGTCAGCCACGCCGAAGGTACCGCGAGCATCAACAACGCGACTATTTGCAGCGCAAGTCCAATGTTCATGGTGCG is part of the Vibrio cidicii genome and encodes:
- the arsJ gene encoding organoarsenical effux MFS transporter ArsJ; this encodes MFSQLNHHVRQYMLVTFNYWNFTVTDGALRMLVVLYFYDLGYSSLAIASLFLFYEFFGVVTNLVGGWLGARLGLNRTMNIGLALQIVALLMLAVPSAWLTIPWVMAAQALSGIAKDLNKMSAKSAIKTFVPENAQGALYKWIAILTGSKNALKGGGFFLGGALLSLIGFQYAVLAMASVLTLVFIGSVLSLKAEMGKAKNKPKFSEIFSKSSSVNILSAARLFLFGARDVWFVIALPIYLGSVFGWDHSAVGGFLALWVIGYGVIQGIAPRITGVKGAGKAPDGHSAIGWAALLSLVTFAVALGVQSSWHPQLVIVVGLMVFGAVFAINSALHSYLIVSYAKDDGVSLDVGFYYMANAMGRLIGTILSGWVFQSWGMAACLWVSLAFLVLTTVISFGLPKSHQRAVTQ
- a CDS encoding hydroxymethylglutaryl-CoA lyase; this translates as MNSLLAKSVKIVEVGARDGLQNEARISTESKIALIDQLSRTGLKQIEAGAFVSAKWVPQMADSAQVLAKIERRAGVVYSALTPNLQGFEQAIASGADQVAIFTSASQGFCQRNINCSIAESLKRFEPLMQAAKAHHIPVRGYLSCVADCPYDGATKPEQVASVASDLLALGCYEISLGDTIGTGTPLRIARMLDAVKKEVSVAQLAVHFHDTWGQALANLYQALTMGVATIDSSVAGLGGCPYAKGAAGNVATEDVLYLCQGLGIETGVDLPAVAEAGWQICQALGRLPTSKVALALASQRITLTAKPQQ